The segment TTAGGCATATTTTCCACAGAACTTTCTACACCTTTTATATTTTCCATTTCCATCTTTATCTCTGTTGTCCCTGGAATATAATAAAAATCTACACCTTTCCAATAATCTATATACTCATCTCCTTTTGAGTATATATATACTGCTCCATCCCCTGTAAACCACCCTTTTGTATTCTCTCCATTAAATGTTTCAAAGTTACCAATTTTTTTTGAATGCATAGCAAGTCCTATGGCAAACTCTCTATTTCTATAGAAAACTCTATCCATCTCATTAAAACACTTTACCTCACTAGAGTAACTTTTAACTTTAATCTTTGAATTTTTTAATACATCTTTTGATAAGTTATAAAATATAGCCCTTTTCTCTTTTTCTGTATATAGATAACATTTATCTAAAGACAGCTCTCTTTTTGCTATTTCTAAAAGTTTTACTCTATTTTCTTCATCCACTCCATGAGCCAATAAAAGTAAAGAGTTTATAACCTCATGTCCTATTTGATGATCATTTCCATCCCTTGTTATAGCTCTACCATTAACTATATCTGTCATAGCTCCTTTAAAAAATAGAGGTTCAAAAGAGTTGTAAACTCTTTCACATATTTTTTTAGTATCTATTTTTTTTCTAAGTTTTTCATCCACTAAATATATTATTTCAGCAATTCCTGATAGTAAAACATTTCCATAAGTTCCTGCATATGGTATAAACCCGTGCTGTATGAAAGATCCATCTGCATAAAACCCGTCTCTATTACTTAATGTTTCTACATTTTTTTCAGATATTATCTCTAAAGTTTCAGATATAGATTCTACTGCTTTTTGACATATCTCTAAACTATTTAAAAGAGCACCTCTTAAAAACATAATTTTGCAAGTATCAATTAAATTTCCTCCAGTTGCTGGTCTTAAAGGAGATCCACTTGGATGCATTGCCACTGGATTATTTCCTAAATATCTCTCATCTGGTAAAAAATATTTTGTTACATCTATTATCTTATCTATTAAATCTTTTTCTAACTTCTCATAAAAAAGAATCAATATATCATTTAATAGTAAAGGATATCCAATCTCCCATTGCCACCAGTTTGTATGCTCTACAGACTCTAAATTATAGTAATTTTCATAATTATTTTCTAATACTTCATGAGCTATTACAAATAGTAGTTCATCTTTATAATAAACTGAATTCTCTGTATTATAAGCTACCCCTAAAGTTAATATTTTTTTATAACTATCTCTAACTCTTTCTACTAAAACTCTTTTTTCGTTCTCTTCAATTAAAGTTTTATTACATTTATATTGTTTTAAAATACCTTCACACTCTTGCTCCAATTTTTTTAAAGTATCCTCTGGTGCAATTTTCCCTGTTAAATATTCTATACGTTTTTTTAATATATCCCCCATTTTTTCTTCTCCCTCTTATAATCTTTTTTCTATATCTCTTAAACTCTTTTGTCTTTAATATACTTGCTATGATATTTTTAGTAAATATACCATTTTCTTTAAACATCATCTTTTTTCCATAAGAAATATATCTTATACAAAATAAAAAGTGTATGCCTTATAATTTCAAGACATACACTTTATTTTCTTCTATAATTTGATGGAGACTCTTTAAATTTTCTTTTAAAAATTAGAGTAAATGCACTTGGCGATGAAAAAGATAAAATATCAGATATATAGCTAATTTTATAATCTGTAGTTTTTAATAATATTGCTGCTTTAGTCAACTTTTGATTTAGTATATATTCTGATGGAAAAATACCTAAGTACTTTTTAAATTGCTCTTTCAATACTTTATTATATGTTTTAAACTCCTTCTCTACATCACTAACAGTTATTCTTCTGTCAATATTAGAATCTATATATATAAGTATATCCATAAAATTTTTATCGTTTAAATAATTAAATCCAATATTATTTTTTCTTTCTCCTAGGTAAAAAATCACATCTAATAATAACTTAAAAAAAGTAAGTTCTTTATCCTCTATTTTTAAAGCTTTTTCTATTTCAAACAGCACTTTTTTTAGATTATAAATCTTTATTCTTCGATACTCTTTCTTTTTTATCTTATTATTTAATGTTTCTAATAAAGAACAATCCTTTATTCTAAAAACATCTAATTTACACTCTTTTGTTAAAACTAAGATACTATTAAAGTAAAATTCATTGCAAATTATCAAATCTCCCTCTTCAAAAAATACATACTCCTCTGAGTTATAGTAATATAAACCTTTCCCTTTTGTACAAATTCTAATAACTGTACCACTTAAATTTTCTAAATCTTTAAAATATCTTCTTTTTCCTTTAACATCCTTATAATTAACTCTAAACAGTTCATAAAAACTATTCTTTATAACCTCTATCTCGCTAGACATTAATTTTCTATCCTCCTATTTAAAGTCAATAAATGGGATATCCTCTCGCTACCTACTTTTTTATTAAAAATCTCTAATTTTACTGATTATCAAATCATACTTTTCTTTAATAAAGGACATCGGGGGACATCTTTATATTCGAAAAATTTTTGTAATGTTGTTTAACTTAAGTCTTAAATAAATATGTTTAAAGTAAATGCGAGAGGATATAGACTTTCTGAATTTTTTGATTTTAGTAAAATAGTCTTGCTCTTATAGTACTCTATTTTAATGAAAAAAAATGTCATTTTAAAAAATATTTTAACACTTTTTTAAAAATATTTTTGTAAAAAAAAAGACTAGATAAACAATTTATCTAGCCCTATTTTCCATTATGCTTTATGAGCATAGAAGTGTTCACAATCTCCAAACTCTTTTTCTTTTAATTTCATTAACTCTTTAATAACTTCATTAAAATCAATATTTGAGAACTCTAAATCTTCAATACCTCTTTCTATAACTGTATATCTATCATCATCTACTTTTGTTAAAGTTATTGTATGATCCTTAGCTAAAGGCATCTCTTTTTTAGTAAATATTACTTTCTCTCCAGTTTTCATTTCGTTTACACACTCTAAAATAAATGCTTCAAATTTTTCTACTGTTATTTTTTTAGACATAGTAATTCACCTTTCCCTTAAATATATGTTAGTTTTATTTTTTACTCTCTGTAATTCTTCTTCTACAAAAAATAGATTTTTCTTTTATTTTTTATATATTTTTTTATTTCATAATTCTAAAGGAATTTCTTTCTTAAGTTAGTAAAGTAAAACATACAATCATATAAATAATTTAATTATAGTTTAACTATAGAAGGAGGCTACAATGGCTCTAAAAGAGGATTTTTATAAGATTTTAGAAGTTAATAAAAATGCCAGTGAGGCTGAGATAAAAAAGGCTTATAGAAAACAAGCTCGAAAATATCACCCTGACAAATTTAGTTCTTCAACTGAAGCTGAAAAAGCTACTGCTGAAAAAAAGTTTAAAGAGGTTAATGAAGCTTATCAAATACTTTCTGATCCAGAAAAAAGAACTCAATACGATAACTTCGGTCACGCTGCTTTTGAACAAGGTGGACCTAGTAGTTCTCAAGGTTATGGTCAATATGGTGGTGGACAAAACTATCAAGATTTTAACTTTGGTAATTTCAACTTTAACTTCAACGAGTTTGGTGGCGGTGGAGGTGACGAAGATTTAGGAGATATCTTTGGATCTTTCTTTGGTGGTAGAGGAGCTCGAAAAAGAGGACCTCAACCTGGAGGTGATCTCTCTATGGAGATTGAAATCTCTTTAGAAGAATCAGCTAAAGGTGGAGAAAAAACTATTCGTTACGCTCGTACTGGAAAAAATGGAACTCCTGAAGAGGTGGAGAAAAAATTTAAAATTCCTGCTGGTATAGCAGATGGACAAAAGTTAAAGTTAGCTAAATTTGGTAATGCTAGTACAAGTGGAGGGCCACATGGTGACCTTTACATACACATAAAAATTAAACCTGATGATCTTTTCATAAGAGATGGATATGATGTTATCTGCAAAGTTCCCGTTAGTTACTACGCTGCAGCTCTAGGTGGAGAAGTAGAAGTTCCAACTTTAAGTGGAAATAAAAAAATTAAAATTCCTGCAGGAACTCAAAGTGGAAAACGTTTTGCTTTAAGAGAGTATGGAATTTTTAATCCTAAAACTAAGAAAAAAGGAACTCACTATGCTGAGATAACAATTGAAGTTCCTGTTGATTTAGATGAGGAACAAAAAAATCTACTTAAAGAGTTTGATGAAAAACTAAAAGATAAAAATAGAAAAATTAAAACTAGCTTTATAGAAAAAGTTAAAAAGTTTTTTAAACTATAAAAAAAGCTGAAGGTCATCTTCAGCTTTTTTACTTACATATATAGTTTCCCTGAAAGAAAATAGTTTATTCCTGAGGCTGGTACTGCTATTAAACTTGTTTCTTCATAGTTATACTTTTGATTAAATATGTTGTTTACTCCAAAACTTACACTTAATATATCTGTAGCCATATATGTTATCATAAGATCTGTATAGTTATAGCTATCAACCTTTGTATCAATAGTATTATTCTCTTTACCATACTCTTTAACTAAATAACTTCCAACAAGATTAAAATTAGCATTAAATTTTATTCTCTCAGTCACTTCATATCCAGCTCCTAAAATAACTTTTCCTTTTGGTACCATTGGTAACTCTTCTCCATTATATAATCCCTTGGTTATCTCAGTATTTACATAAGAAAATGACTGATATGTTGTTAGTTTTTCAAAGTATTGCTCTAAGTATAACTCGCCTCCGAACTTTCTAACTTCATTTAAATTCTTATATTGCCACTCTTTTATCGCTGGATTATGAGAGTTTTTCTGAATTAACATTATCTCATCATGAGTAAATGTCAAAAATAGTGATAGATTTACAAAAGTGTCTCCTAAAAAATCCCTTGCTCCTACCTCAAAGTTATCTGAAGTTTCAGATTTTAAATCATTTGAAATATATGTCATATTGACTTTATCAGTTATCTGCCCAGGAAGTGGTGATGTAAACCCTCTTTCATACCTTGTATAGACAGTTCCTGATTCACTATATCTATAGTTTGTTCCTATTTCAAAAGCATAATTATCACTTCTTTTTTCATCTTCAATACTTTTATACTCATGAATCTTATTCATAGAGATTACTTCTGTTTCACTATCTCTTTTTCCACCATATCTTGAATGCTCATATCTAACTCCTAAAATAATCTCCCACTGCTCTCCTAAACTGTATCTATTAAGTCCATAGATAGCATTGGTCTCTTTAAAAATATCATTTTTAAGATTTATACTTACATCCCCTTTTATTTTTAAATTCGGCATAGGCTTAGGAAAAAATTCTCCATTAGCTCGAATTTTACTATCTCTTAAAAGCTTTGTATAACTATAATCATATCCTAAAACAAACTCTCCTTTGTCATATACATACTTTCCCCTTGTTTTAAAGCCTTTTGTTTCCTCTTTAAACTTACCATTCATAGATGCTGGTAAATCTTTCCCTAAGATATCAAAGGGCATATGTCCAAGATTTGGAAGCTCATAATCCATAAGAGAGTTCTCTGTAAAATCT is part of the Cetobacterium somerae ATCC BAA-474 genome and harbors:
- a CDS encoding DnaJ C-terminal domain-containing protein: MALKEDFYKILEVNKNASEAEIKKAYRKQARKYHPDKFSSSTEAEKATAEKKFKEVNEAYQILSDPEKRTQYDNFGHAAFEQGGPSSSQGYGQYGGGQNYQDFNFGNFNFNFNEFGGGGGDEDLGDIFGSFFGGRGARKRGPQPGGDLSMEIEISLEESAKGGEKTIRYARTGKNGTPEEVEKKFKIPAGIADGQKLKLAKFGNASTSGGPHGDLYIHIKIKPDDLFIRDGYDVICKVPVSYYAAALGGEVEVPTLSGNKKIKIPAGTQSGKRFALREYGIFNPKTKKKGTHYAEITIEVPVDLDEEQKNLLKEFDEKLKDKNRKIKTSFIEKVKKFFKL
- a CDS encoding helix-turn-helix transcriptional regulator — protein: MSSEIEVIKNSFYELFRVNYKDVKGKRRYFKDLENLSGTVIRICTKGKGLYYYNSEEYVFFEEGDLIICNEFYFNSILVLTKECKLDVFRIKDCSLLETLNNKIKKKEYRRIKIYNLKKVLFEIEKALKIEDKELTFFKLLLDVIFYLGERKNNIGFNYLNDKNFMDILIYIDSNIDRRITVSDVEKEFKTYNKVLKEQFKKYLGIFPSEYILNQKLTKAAILLKTTDYKISYISDILSFSSPSAFTLIFKRKFKESPSNYRRK
- a CDS encoding TonB-dependent receptor, with translation MKILKVITLSIITTICTYSQEKAIKLEDSVILSTSGFETPILSENKNVTLLFKEQIDNGNYKDVEDVLRGAPNIIIQNTYFGPKVDIRGNGEKSISKVKILQDGIGLNPIDDSMGTTPINTISLNSIERIEIVPGGGTVLNGSGSSGGVVNIITKSSLRKDFLVLESGMQSYDFRNAGLSLGQNITEDIYGNFNYNYLKGDGYRDGDSEESNSFSGGIDYLINDKNRVKFQMSYFDENRDYSTPVEKKILEIDRKTMGFPVVSSSKREAYSLDYEYKFSEKFTILNTFYYQNYKRDFTENSLMDYELPNLGHMPFDILGKDLPASMNGKFKEETKGFKTRGKYVYDKGEFVLGYDYSYTKLLRDSKIRANGEFFPKPMPNLKIKGDVSINLKNDIFKETNAIYGLNRYSLGEQWEIILGVRYEHSRYGGKRDSETEVISMNKIHEYKSIEDEKRSDNYAFEIGTNYRYSESGTVYTRYERGFTSPLPGQITDKVNMTYISNDLKSETSDNFEVGARDFLGDTFVNLSLFLTFTHDEIMLIQKNSHNPAIKEWQYKNLNEVRKFGGELYLEQYFEKLTTYQSFSYVNTEITKGLYNGEELPMVPKGKVILGAGYEVTERIKFNANFNLVGSYLVKEYGKENNTIDTKVDSYNYTDLMITYMATDILSVSFGVNNIFNQKYNYEETSLIAVPASGINYFLSGKLYM
- a CDS encoding polysaccharide lyase family 8 super-sandwich domain-containing protein, whose product is MGDILKKRIEYLTGKIAPEDTLKKLEQECEGILKQYKCNKTLIEENEKRVLVERVRDSYKKILTLGVAYNTENSVYYKDELLFVIAHEVLENNYENYYNLESVEHTNWWQWEIGYPLLLNDILILFYEKLEKDLIDKIIDVTKYFLPDERYLGNNPVAMHPSGSPLRPATGGNLIDTCKIMFLRGALLNSLEICQKAVESISETLEIISEKNVETLSNRDGFYADGSFIQHGFIPYAGTYGNVLLSGIAEIIYLVDEKLRKKIDTKKICERVYNSFEPLFFKGAMTDIVNGRAITRDGNDHQIGHEVINSLLLLAHGVDEENRVKLLEIAKRELSLDKCYLYTEKEKRAIFYNLSKDVLKNSKIKVKSYSSEVKCFNEMDRVFYRNREFAIGLAMHSKKIGNFETFNGENTKGWFTGDGAVYIYSKGDEYIDYWKGVDFYYIPGTTEIKMEMENIKGVESSVENMPKNSVAEGYGDKDSGVAYMDFINWNGKLSSKKNYIFKKTGMVYLENYITGEGEVYSTVANMRISNLKNKTISIDGKPMKDTFVTGEFKEISLGNLIYKFYKSEKINLEIYGEEENRFIKIWIDLGVNPINYTIAWEVIIVV